In the Oncorhynchus keta strain PuntledgeMale-10-30-2019 chromosome 29, Oket_V2, whole genome shotgun sequence genome, one interval contains:
- the LOC118362290 gene encoding tonsoku-like protein, with product MEPQTEGSPALLPGLLPRISLQKEGAVTVAACTVPGPHTGSLYTNPKSRVAQLSLRCPRPLRHSGGPLGATSTLSETGDGNYDGGDDVHCRSWLRCVRGTSPLFLSNTRRSVTAWQWCLEELDSSVNLLGDGPCSACCQPAPYWAASPCRPATSQPATSSHTASYWPAPLQINSNTASYWPVPWQDDCSLTHLNLAGNGLMDSSISTLARCLPLCPSMVSVDLAWNPAVTSAGLHSILSNRRPLTYLNLQGCQVAGPWSSSSLDDLSDQVQDLWLCSTNWTARRCSRSGARGGPGPASSPGMPSACSLLPLHCEEDSLSFHTFKDWCRFDSNVYT from the exons atggagccccagaccgagg GCAGCCCAGCATTACTACCAGGCCTCCTGCCTCGCATTTCACTGCAGAAAGAGGGCGCTGTGACCGTGGCAGCTTGCACTGTGCCCGGTCCGCACACAGGA agcctttACACAAACCCAAAATCTCGAGTGGCACAGCTATCACTGCgatgccctagaccactgcgccactcaggaggccccctTGGGGCAACTTCTACCTTAAGTGAAACTGGTGATGGTAATTATGATGGGGGTGATGATGTTCACTGCAGGTCCTGGCTGAGGTGTGTTCGTGGGACCTCGCCCCTGTTCCTGAGCAATACAAGAAGGTCTGTCACAGCCTGGCAGTGG TGTCTGGAGGAGTTGGACTCGAGTGTGAACCTGTTGGGTGATGGACCCTGTTCGGCCTGCTGTCAGCCTGCCCCCTACTGGGCAGCCTCTCCCTGCCGGCCTGCAACCTCACAGCCTGCTACCAGTAGCCATACAGCCTCATACTGGCCAGCGCCTTTGCAGATAAACAGCAACACTGCATCGTACTGGCCAGTACCCTGGCAG GATGACTGCTCCCTGACCCACCTGAATCTGGCGGGAAATGGACTGATGGACAGCAGCATTTCCACCCTCGCCAG gtgtctgcctctctgtccctccatggTGTCTGTGGACCTGGCATGGAACCCAGCGGTGACCTCAGCGGGACTCCACAGCATCCTCTCCAACCGGCGACCTTTGACCTATCTCAACCTCCAAG gTTGTCAGGTAGCCGGACCCTGGAGCAGCTCTAGTTTGGACGACTTGTCAGACCAGGTCCAGGACCTGTGGCTGTGCTCAACAAACTGGACTGCAAGGCGCTGCAGCAGATCTGGGGCCAGAGGAGGCCCAGGGCCTGCTTCCTCTCCAGGGATGCCAAGTGCCTGCTCACTACTGCCCCTTCACTGTGAGGAAGACTCCTTGAGTTTTCACACCTTTAAAGACTGGTGTCGCTTCGATTCCAATGTGTACACTTGA